Proteins found in one Pseudomonas sp. P8_241 genomic segment:
- a CDS encoding ABC transporter permease: MKTVSSTGNRSGHFYGLRTYMGLAGALLAMVVLFSTLSSHFLSYDTFSTLANQIPDLMVLAVGMTFVLIIGGIDLSVGSVLALAASTVSVAILGWGWSVLPAALLGMAAAALAGTITGSITVAWRIPSFIVSLGVLEMARGVAYQMTGSRTAYIGDAFAWLSNPIAFGISPSFIIALLIIFIAQAVLTRTVFGRYLIGIGTNEEAVRLAGINPKPFKILVFSLMGLLAGIAALFQISRLEAADPNAGSGLELQVIAAVVIGGTSLMGGRGSVISTFFGVLIISVLAAGLAQIGATEPTKRIITGAVIVVAVVLDTYRSQRASRRT, from the coding sequence ATGAAAACCGTTTCTTCCACCGGCAACCGTAGTGGCCATTTTTATGGCCTCCGCACTTACATGGGCCTTGCCGGTGCGTTGCTGGCAATGGTGGTGCTGTTCTCGACCTTGAGCAGTCACTTCCTGTCCTACGACACTTTCAGTACCCTGGCCAACCAGATTCCGGACTTGATGGTCCTTGCGGTCGGGATGACCTTCGTGCTGATCATTGGCGGTATCGATTTGTCGGTTGGATCGGTGCTGGCACTCGCGGCTTCGACTGTCAGCGTCGCCATCCTCGGCTGGGGTTGGAGTGTTCTGCCGGCGGCGTTGCTCGGCATGGCGGCGGCAGCGTTGGCGGGGACGATCACCGGTTCGATCACCGTGGCATGGCGCATTCCGTCATTCATTGTGTCACTCGGTGTACTGGAGATGGCCCGGGGTGTGGCGTATCAAATGACCGGTTCGCGGACGGCCTACATCGGTGATGCGTTTGCCTGGTTGTCCAACCCGATCGCCTTCGGGATATCACCGTCGTTTATTATCGCTTTGCTGATCATTTTCATCGCCCAGGCGGTACTGACCCGTACCGTGTTTGGTCGGTATCTCATCGGTATCGGAACCAACGAAGAGGCGGTGCGCCTGGCAGGCATCAACCCCAAACCCTTCAAGATCCTGGTGTTCAGCCTGATGGGGTTGTTGGCGGGAATTGCAGCGCTGTTCCAGATTTCGCGTCTGGAGGCGGCGGACCCTAATGCCGGTTCCGGTCTGGAGTTGCAAGTGATCGCTGCGGTGGTGATCGGCGGGACCAGCCTGATGGGCGGGCGCGGTTCGGTCATCAGCACGTTCTTTGGCGTTTTGATCATTTCTGTATTGGCGGCCGGCCTGGCGCAGATTGGCGCGACCGAGCCGACCAAACGCATCATCACCGGTGCGGTAATTGTGGTGGCGGTGGTGCTCGATACTTATCGCAGTCAGCGCGCAAGCCGGCGGACCTGA
- a CDS encoding LacI family DNA-binding transcriptional regulator, producing MATIKDVAALAGISYTTVSHVVNNTRPVSKEVRVKVEEAIKTLDYVPSAVARSLKAKTTATIGLLVPNSLNPYFAELARGIEDYCERNGYCVILCNSDDNPQKQRNYLRVLLEKRIDGLIVASAGGDGGLAHGLANVRTPMVIVDRGLEGVDADLVRIDHEYGAYLATRHLLELGHREIATISGPPTTSVAQMRLCGFCRALTDAGIVVPRERMLESDFTSTGGYNAAAILLARNPPSAIFAANDMIGIGVLRAAAERNVRVPTQLSVIGFDDIQMSRYVYPALTTVGQSILQLGEMAAEVLLRRIATPDLVTEQRIVTPRIVMRESTAPLASVFDEYR from the coding sequence ATGGCAACGATTAAAGATGTGGCTGCGCTCGCCGGGATTTCCTATACCACGGTATCCCATGTAGTGAACAACACCCGGCCAGTCAGCAAGGAAGTGCGGGTCAAGGTTGAGGAGGCGATCAAGACCCTCGACTACGTGCCCAGTGCAGTGGCTCGTTCCCTCAAGGCCAAGACCACCGCGACCATCGGTTTGTTGGTGCCCAACAGCCTGAATCCGTACTTCGCCGAACTGGCGCGAGGTATCGAAGATTACTGTGAGCGCAACGGTTACTGCGTGATTCTTTGCAACTCCGACGATAACCCGCAAAAACAGCGCAACTACCTGAGAGTACTTCTGGAAAAGCGCATCGACGGGCTGATCGTTGCGTCCGCCGGAGGGGACGGCGGCCTGGCGCATGGCCTGGCGAATGTGCGTACGCCTATGGTGATTGTTGATCGTGGGCTTGAAGGGGTCGATGCGGATCTGGTACGAATCGATCATGAATATGGCGCTTATCTGGCAACCCGCCACCTGCTGGAGTTAGGGCATCGGGAAATCGCCACGATCAGCGGCCCGCCGACCACCAGTGTGGCGCAAATGCGCCTGTGCGGATTTTGCCGTGCCCTGACAGACGCGGGAATCGTCGTCCCGCGTGAGCGCATGCTGGAAAGCGACTTTACCAGCACAGGGGGGTATAACGCTGCGGCGATCCTGCTGGCTCGGAACCCGCCCAGCGCCATTTTTGCGGCCAACGACATGATCGGTATCGGCGTGTTGCGAGCTGCTGCCGAGCGCAATGTTCGTGTGCCGACACAGCTTTCGGTGATTGGCTTCGACGATATTCAGATGAGTCGCTACGTCTATCCGGCGTTGACCACTGTGGGGCAGTCGATCCTGCAACTCGGTGAGATGGCCGCAGAAGTGCTTTTGCGACGGATTGCCACCCCGGACCTGGTCACCGAACAACGGATCGTGACACCGCGCATTGTCATGCGCGAATCGACCGCGCCGCTGGCCAGCGTGTTCGACGAATATCGCTGA
- the rbsK gene encoding ribokinase, whose amino-acid sequence MPAKVVVIGSLNMDLVTRAPRLPRGGETLIGESFATVSGGKGANQAVAAARLGAQVAMVGCVGNDAYGEALRAALLVEEVDCQAVSTVEGSSGVALIVVDDNSQNSIVIVAGANGALTPALIGCFDAVLQAADVIICQLEVPEATVGHALKRGRELGKTVILNPAPASRPLPADWYASIDYLIPNETEACALSGLPVDSLQSAETAATRLIAMGAGKVIITLGAQGSLFANGAGFNHFVAPVVTAVDTTAAGDTFVGGFAAALAAGKSEVEAIRFGQVAAALSVTRPGAQPSIPTLSEVEVFQTS is encoded by the coding sequence ATGCCAGCAAAAGTAGTGGTAATAGGCAGCTTGAACATGGACCTGGTCACTCGGGCTCCACGGTTGCCGCGTGGCGGTGAAACCTTGATCGGCGAATCATTTGCCACGGTTTCCGGTGGAAAGGGCGCCAATCAGGCGGTGGCCGCTGCACGGTTGGGGGCTCAGGTCGCGATGGTCGGTTGCGTGGGAAATGATGCCTACGGCGAGGCATTGCGTGCAGCTTTGCTGGTGGAGGAGGTTGATTGCCAGGCGGTCAGCACCGTGGAGGGCTCCAGTGGTGTGGCGTTGATCGTGGTCGACGACAATAGCCAGAACTCGATCGTGATTGTCGCTGGTGCCAATGGAGCGCTAACGCCCGCGCTGATTGGTTGTTTCGATGCTGTGCTGCAAGCCGCCGATGTGATCATTTGTCAGCTTGAAGTGCCGGAAGCTACGGTCGGTCATGCGCTCAAACGCGGTCGTGAACTGGGCAAAACCGTCATCCTCAATCCGGCGCCGGCCAGTCGGCCGCTGCCGGCCGATTGGTACGCATCCATCGATTACCTGATTCCCAATGAAACTGAAGCGTGCGCGCTCAGCGGCTTGCCAGTGGACTCGCTGCAAAGTGCTGAAACCGCCGCGACCAGGTTAATTGCTATGGGGGCGGGCAAGGTCATCATCACGCTCGGTGCCCAGGGATCTTTATTTGCCAATGGCGCTGGGTTCAATCACTTCGTTGCGCCAGTCGTAACGGCAGTCGATACGACGGCGGCCGGGGATACGTTCGTCGGCGGTTTTGCCGCAGCGTTGGCAGCCGGTAAAAGTGAGGTTGAAGCGATTCGATTCGGTCAGGTCGCTGCGGCACTGTCGGTCACTCGTCCCGGTGCGCAACCCTCGATTCCCACGTTGTCCGAAGTCGAGGTGTTCCAAACCTCATGA
- the rbsD gene encoding D-ribose pyranase, with protein sequence MKKTPLLNVALSRLIASLGHGDIVIIGDAGLPVPPGVELIDLALTHGIPDFVSTLKVVLSEMQVESHVLAQEILEKKSSALPVLDELSAEGVLGRRELLSHEQFKALSRQARAIVRTGECQPYCNVALIAGVTF encoded by the coding sequence ATGAAAAAGACACCCTTGCTGAACGTTGCGCTGTCCCGACTGATTGCGTCCCTGGGGCATGGGGACATCGTGATAATCGGTGATGCAGGTTTGCCAGTGCCGCCAGGCGTGGAGCTGATCGACCTGGCCTTGACCCACGGTATTCCAGACTTTGTCAGCACCTTGAAAGTTGTACTCAGCGAAATGCAGGTCGAAAGTCATGTGCTGGCTCAGGAAATCCTCGAGAAAAAATCGTCAGCCTTGCCAGTGCTTGATGAGCTGAGCGCGGAGGGGGTGCTGGGTCGTCGTGAGCTGCTCAGTCATGAGCAGTTCAAGGCACTGAGTCGTCAGGCAAGGGCAATTGTCCGTACCGGCGAATGTCAGCCGTACTGCAATGTTGCATTGATCGCCGGTGTGACGTTCTGA
- a CDS encoding nucleoside hydrolase: MHHLFRSLLLLSLPITKRAQPVEKIDLIIDTDPGADDVVALLLALASPDQLHVRAVCTVAGNVPLEKTSRNARLAREWAGREEVPVYAGAPKPLMRTPIYAEDIHGKEGLSGVTVYEPRKGLAPGSAVVYLIETLHAAKPHSITIAMLGPQTNLALALIQAPEIVQGIKEVVVMGGAHFNGGNITPVAEFNVFADPHAAEVVLGSGVKLTYLPLDVTHKVLTSESRLKQIAALNNNASKLVSDILNEYVKGDMEHYGIAGGPVHDATVVAYLLKPELFSGRSVNAVIDSREGPTFGQTIVDWYDGLKAPKNAFWVESADAQGFFDLLIERLARLK, from the coding sequence ATGCATCATCTGTTTCGGAGTCTGCTGCTTTTGTCCCTGCCTATTACCAAGCGCGCCCAGCCGGTGGAAAAAATCGACCTGATCATCGACACAGATCCAGGAGCCGATGACGTGGTCGCCTTGCTACTCGCGCTGGCTTCACCGGATCAACTGCATGTTCGTGCGGTGTGCACTGTTGCCGGTAATGTTCCGCTGGAGAAAACCTCCCGAAATGCACGTCTGGCCCGGGAGTGGGCCGGTCGGGAAGAGGTGCCGGTGTATGCAGGCGCACCGAAACCGCTGATGCGAACGCCGATCTACGCTGAGGACATCCACGGCAAGGAAGGTCTGTCGGGTGTCACGGTGTATGAGCCGAGGAAAGGGTTGGCGCCGGGCAGTGCGGTGGTTTATCTGATTGAAACCCTGCACGCGGCAAAGCCCCATAGCATCACCATCGCCATGCTGGGACCGCAGACCAATCTGGCTTTGGCACTGATCCAGGCGCCTGAGATCGTCCAGGGCATCAAGGAAGTGGTCGTCATGGGCGGCGCGCATTTCAATGGCGGTAACATTACGCCAGTCGCGGAATTCAACGTGTTCGCTGACCCACATGCGGCCGAAGTGGTGCTTGGAAGCGGCGTGAAACTGACTTACCTGCCGCTGGACGTGACCCACAAGGTACTCACCAGCGAATCACGTCTGAAGCAAATAGCCGCCTTGAACAACAATGCGAGCAAGCTGGTAAGCGACATCCTGAATGAATACGTCAAGGGCGATATGGAGCACTACGGTATTGCGGGTGGTCCGGTGCACGATGCCACGGTTGTCGCCTACCTGCTCAAGCCTGAGCTATTCAGTGGTCGCTCGGTCAACGCAGTGATCGATAGTCGCGAGGGGCCGACATTCGGTCAAACCATTGTTGATTGGTACGATGGGCTCAAGGCGCCGAAAAATGCTTTCTGGGTTGAAAGTGCCGACGCTCAAGGCTTCTTCGATCTGCTGATCGAGCGGTTGGCTCGGCTGAAATAA
- a CDS encoding I78 family peptidase inhibitor: MPWKLASLGTLLAVATLAGCSTTSTESPADAVTTTDTGHSRCEAKAAEFTIGKQASPELLEQARTRAGAQNARFLLPADMVTLEYRSDRLNLNTDANKVVTRVSCG, from the coding sequence ATGCCTTGGAAGCTCGCGTCATTGGGTACTTTGCTGGCTGTTGCCACATTGGCCGGTTGCAGCACTACCTCCACGGAGTCGCCAGCAGACGCTGTTACGACAACTGACACGGGGCACAGCCGTTGTGAAGCAAAGGCTGCTGAATTCACCATTGGCAAACAGGCATCACCAGAGCTGTTGGAACAGGCGCGTACCCGCGCTGGAGCACAAAATGCAAGGTTTCTCCTGCCAGCCGATATGGTGACGCTGGAGTACCGTTCCGATAGGCTGAATCTGAACACTGACGCCAATAAAGTCGTCACGCGCGTCAGCTGTGGCTGA
- a CDS encoding cold-shock protein, which translates to MSNRQTGTVKWFNDEKGFGFITPQGGGDDLFVHFKAIESDGFKSLKEGQTVSFVAEKGQKGMQAAQVRPE; encoded by the coding sequence ATGTCTAATCGCCAAACCGGCACCGTTAAATGGTTCAACGATGAAAAAGGCTTCGGCTTCATCACTCCTCAAGGTGGCGGTGACGACCTGTTCGTACACTTCAAAGCTATCGAAAGCGACGGTTTCAAAAGCCTGAAAGAAGGCCAGACTGTTTCCTTCGTGGCTGAGAAAGGCCAAAAGGGTATGCAAGCTGCTCAAGTTCGCCCAGAGTAA
- the thrS gene encoding threonine--tRNA ligase: protein MPTITLPDGSQRSFDHPVSVAEVAASIGAGLAKATVAGKVDGKLVDASDTINSDATLQIITPKDEEGLEIIRHSCAHLVGHAVKQLYPTAKMVIGPVIDEGFYYDIAFERPFTPDDLAAIEQRMQQLIEKDYDVIKKVTPRAEVIEVFKARGEDYKLRLVEDMPNEQAMGLYYHEEYVDMCRGPHVPNTRFLKSFKLTKLSGAYWRGDAKNEQLQRVYGTAWADKKQLAAYIQRIEEAEKRDHRKIGKRLGLFHTQEESPGMVFWHPNGWTLYQVLEQYMRKVQRDNGYLEIKTPQVVDRSLWEKSGHWANYADNMFTTQSENRDYAIKPMNCPCHVQVFNQGLKSYRELPMRLAEFGACHRNEPSGALHGIMRVRAFTQDDAHIFCTEEQMQAESAAFIKLTMDVYADFGFKDVEMKLSTRPEKRVGSDELWDRAEAALAAALDSAGLPYDLQPGEGAFYGPKIEFSLKDCLGRVWQCGTLQLDFNLPVRLGAEYVSEDNSRKHPVMLHRAILGSFERFVGILIEHYEGAFPAWLAPTQAVVMNITDKQADFAADVEKTLNESGFRAKSDLRNEKIGFKIREHTLLKVPYLLVIGDREVEMQTVAVRTREGADLGSMPVAQFAEFLAQAVSRRGRPDSE, encoded by the coding sequence ATGCCAACTATTACTCTTCCCGACGGCAGTCAACGTTCATTCGATCATCCGGTATCCGTAGCCGAGGTCGCCGCATCCATTGGTGCCGGTCTGGCCAAAGCCACTGTAGCGGGCAAGGTCGATGGCAAGCTGGTCGATGCCAGCGATACCATCAACAGCGACGCCACGCTGCAAATCATCACGCCCAAGGATGAAGAGGGGCTGGAGATCATTCGCCACTCTTGCGCCCACCTGGTCGGTCACGCTGTCAAACAGCTGTATCCGACGGCCAAGATGGTCATCGGCCCGGTCATTGATGAAGGCTTCTATTACGACATCGCCTTCGAGCGTCCTTTCACGCCGGACGACCTTGCCGCCATCGAACAGCGCATGCAGCAGCTGATCGAGAAAGATTACGATGTGATCAAGAAGGTCACTCCGCGTGCCGAAGTGATCGAAGTGTTCAAGGCTCGCGGGGAAGACTACAAACTTCGCCTGGTCGAGGACATGCCGAACGAGCAGGCCATGGGCCTGTACTATCACGAAGAATACGTCGACATGTGCCGCGGTCCGCACGTGCCAAACACTCGTTTCCTGAAATCCTTCAAACTGACCAAGTTGTCCGGTGCCTACTGGCGTGGCGATGCCAAGAACGAGCAGTTGCAGCGCGTTTACGGCACCGCATGGGCAGACAAGAAGCAACTGGCTGCCTACATTCAGCGCATTGAAGAAGCTGAAAAGCGCGATCACCGCAAGATCGGTAAGCGCCTGGGCCTGTTCCACACCCAGGAAGAGTCGCCGGGCATGGTGTTCTGGCACCCGAATGGCTGGACTCTGTACCAGGTGCTTGAGCAATACATGCGCAAGGTTCAGCGCGACAACGGTTACCTTGAGATCAAGACACCTCAAGTCGTTGACCGCAGCCTGTGGGAAAAGTCCGGGCACTGGGCCAACTACGCCGACAACATGTTCACCACGCAGTCGGAAAACCGCGACTACGCCATCAAGCCAATGAACTGCCCTTGCCACGTGCAAGTGTTCAATCAAGGTCTGAAAAGCTACCGCGAGTTGCCGATGCGCCTGGCCGAGTTCGGTGCATGTCACCGTAACGAGCCATCGGGTGCCTTGCACGGCATCATGCGCGTGCGCGCATTCACTCAGGACGACGCCCACATCTTCTGCACCGAAGAGCAGATGCAGGCCGAATCGGCTGCATTCATCAAGTTGACCATGGACGTCTACGCCGATTTCGGCTTTAAAGACGTCGAGATGAAGCTGTCCACTCGTCCGGAAAAACGCGTGGGTTCCGACGAATTGTGGGATCGCGCCGAAGCTGCCTTGGCCGCAGCCCTTGATAGCGCGGGCCTTCCGTACGATCTGCAGCCGGGCGAGGGTGCATTCTACGGTCCGAAAATCGAGTTCTCGCTGAAAGATTGCCTTGGCCGCGTCTGGCAGTGTGGTACTCTGCAGCTCGATTTTAACCTGCCTGTCCGTCTGGGAGCCGAATACGTCTCCGAAGACAACAGTCGCAAACACCCGGTTATGTTGCACCGGGCGATCCTGGGATCCTTCGAACGGTTCGTCGGAATCCTGATCGAGCACTACGAGGGTGCATTCCCTGCGTGGCTGGCGCCGACCCAGGCAGTGGTGATGAATATCACCGATAAACAGGCTGATTTTGCCGCTGATGTTGAAAAAACTCTCAACGAAAGCGGATTTCGTGCCAAGTCTGACTTGAGAAATGAAAAGATCGGCTTTAAAATCCGCGAGCATACTTTGCTCAAGGTTCCTTATCTCTTGGTTATCGGAGATCGGGAAGTCGAGATGCAGACTGTCGCTGTGCGTACTCGTGAAGGTGCTGACCTGGGCTCGATGCCCGTCGCCCAGTTCGCTGAGTTTCTCGCGCAAGCGGTTTCCCGGCGTGGTCGCCCAGATTCGGAGTAA